From the Limanda limanda chromosome 2, fLimLim1.1, whole genome shotgun sequence genome, one window contains:
- the LOC133026083 gene encoding vasorin-like, with product MLPYFLLLLLSSGQVLSSDCPVDCSCALQDSIFCIQRRSSTVPRVPTHSRELYIFQNGINTLSQDDFRGLVELEMLDLSQNELVEIPDGVFEMLSKLKNLDLSSNDITHISKGSFSGLVQLERLYLHSNIIQSIHLEAFEGLDMLLELKLQGNQLTSLPTLHFPRLLLLDLSSNNIPSLGPSDLQTPHLEALKLASLGLTSVDEDLITSLGNLHELDISANKLTEVPQAIKQDSLKGLTKLNLAANPFGELRMEDFQKLTGLQELDLSGLNLQGFPQSFFQIFPRLMRLTAAENPFNCLCPLAWFPLWLTEKGVSLGRPEETRCHFPLVNAGKMLSALEHKDFGCPPTTTVLIGSPVGSTSVPQMLTTPPEATHTNAIPPPPPPSEETVSSKTISYPLPPELPVSPSSTSGENEPHICPPNICLNGGTCNFDPLGQLSCLCPSGTSGLYCENVDEVPEPPQPAATEVSVVAAVTPAELDAISSRQVTSTSILLDLHRFIETRPHIRGIRLTYRNLSGPDHRPIILSVPASYPEYTLRGLRPNCTYSVCASPMGEKVLYRSNSSVETGSCTEARTEGVPLTSLEPRVETQSQVTYTLIPALAALALVLGLAVVAGTIICLRKRRKSKAGMELELGPADPDPMELEGIKACLENGGNGTLHQKQPEIERCHTPQPPSSSQQNGCLDYEVPLMQGHCPSNNNLASQKPSYF from the coding sequence ATGTTACCCTACTTCCTGCTCTTGCTCCTCTCATCTGGGCAGGTGTTATCCTCCGACTGCCCAGTAGACTGTTCCTGCGCACTCCAGGACTCCATATTCTGCATTCAACGACGGTCCAGCACTGTGCCCCGGGTCCCCACCCACAGCCGAGAACTCTACATCTTCCAGAACGGCATCAACACCTTGTCACAAGATGACTTCAGAGGCttggtggagctggagatgctCGACCTGAGTCAGAATGAGCTGGTGGAGATTCCAGATGGCGTGTTTGAGATGCTGTCGAAGCTGAAGAACCTGGACCTGTCCTCGAACGACATCACCCACATTTCCAAAGGCAGTTTTTCTGGCTTGGTCCAGCTTGAGAGGCTGTATCTCCATTCAAACATCATCCAGAGTATCCATTTGGAAGCTTTTGAGGGTTTAGATATGCTCCTGGAACTCAAGCTCCAAGGGAACCAGCTCACATCTCTTCCAACCCTGCACTTCCCCAGACTTTTGCTTCTAGATCTCAGCAGCAACAACATCCCAAGTCTGGGACCCTCAGACCTCCAGACTCCTCACCTGGAAGCCCTTAAACTGGCCTCTCTGGGGCTTACCTCTGTGGATGAGGATCTTATAACTTCCCTTGGGAACCTCCACGAGCTTGATATCTCCGCAAACAAGTTAACTGAAGTGCCACAGGCCATAAAGCAAGACTCCCTCAAGGGGCTGACCAAGCTCAACCTGGCAGCCAACCCATTTGGCGAGCTCAGGATGGAGGACTTCCAGAAACTGACAGGACTTCAAGAGCTTGATCTAAGTGGACTTAATCTCCAGGGTTTTCCACAGAGTTTCTTCCAGATATTCCCAAGGTTGATGCGCCTTACAGCAGCTGAGAACCCATTCAACTGCTTGTGTCCATTAGCCTGGTTCCCTCTGTGGCTAACTGAGAAGGGTGTGAGTCTTGGGAGGCCTGAGGAAACTAGGTGCCACTTCCCTCTAGTTAATGCTGGAAAGATGCTTTCAGCACTTGAGCACAAAGATTTTGGATGTCCACCTACGACAACAGTGCTGATTGGCTCACCCGTTGGAAGCACCTCTGTTCCTCAGATGCTCACCACACCACCTGAAGCCACCCATACCAATgctattcctcctcctccacctcccagtgaGGAAACAGTGTCCTCAAAAACAATCAGCTATCCCCTTCCACCAGAACTTCCAGTCTCCCCTAGTTCCACCAGTGGAGAAAATGAGCCGCACATCTGCCCACCAAACATCTGCCTCAATGGGGGCACCTGTAATTTTGATCCATTGGGTCAACTCAGCTGTCTGTGTCCCTCAGGAACCTCTGGCCTCTATTGTGAAAATGTGGATGAAGTTCCTGAGCCACCACAACCTGCAGCAACAGAGGTTTCGGTAGTCGCCGCTGTGACGCCCGCTGAACTCGATGCCATCAGCTCACGCCAGGTGACCTCCACATCCATCCTTCTTGACCTGCATCGCTTCATTGAGACACGTCCTCACATTCGTGGGATAAGGTTGACCTACCGTAACCTCTCAGGACCTGACCACCGCCCCATTATCCTGAGTGTACCGGCATCCTATCCCGAGTACACTTTGCGTGGGTTGAGACCCAACTGCACCTATTCAGTATGCGCTAGTCCCATGGGCGAGAAAGTCCTCTATAGGTCAAACAGCTCCGTAGAAACAGGGTCGTGTACAGAAGCTCGGACCGAAGGGGTTCCACTGACATCCTTAGAGCCCAGGGTGGAGACACAGAGCCAGGTAACATATACTCTGATCCCTGCCCTGGCTGCCTTGGCTTTGGTACTGGGGTTGGCTGTGGTGGCTGGGACGATCATCTGCCTgcggaagaggaggaagtccaAGGCAGgaatggagctggagctgggcCCAGCTGATCCCGACCCCATGGAACTGGAGGGGATCAAGGCCTGCCTGGAGAATGGGGGAAATGGTACATTACACCAGAAGCAGCCTGAGATTGAGCGCTGTCACACTCCTCAGCCTCCTTCATCCTCGCAACAAAATGGGTGCTTGGACTATGAGGTACCATTGATGCAAGGACATTGCCCATCAAACAACAATCTAGCATCACAAAAGCCTTCCTATTTCTAA